One window of Oncorhynchus masou masou isolate Uvic2021 chromosome 28, UVic_Omas_1.1, whole genome shotgun sequence genomic DNA carries:
- the sec14l7 gene encoding SEC14-like protein 2 isoform X2: protein MLRKHLEFRKHMKADSIIADWRPPEVIERYVSGGMCGYDLEGSPIWYDVIGPLDPKGLLLSCTKQDFMRTKIRDTEMLRRECQKQTEKLGINVETITMIYDCEGLGLKHLWKPALEAYGEILTMFEENYPEGLKRVFLIKTPKLFPMAYNLVKHFLSEETRHKIIILGSNWQEVLLKHIDPEQLPVAYGGTLTDPDGDPRCRTMINYGGTVPRSYYVQDNMVKVQYDNSVTISRGSAFTLEYDITTPSSILRWQFASDGADIGFGVFMRTQEGGGAQKVGDMLQVVPSERYNSHMVPEDRSLTCPEPGTYVLRFDNTYSVLQSKKISYTVNVLLPDGQTQSPRSIRGGGRLE, encoded by the exons GTGATCGAACGGTATGTGTCCGGGGGGATGTGTGGGTACGACCTCGAGGGAAGTCCCATCTGGTACGATGTCATTGGGCCCCTGGACCCCAAAGGTCTGCTGCTGTCCTGCACCAAACAGGACTTCATGAGGACCAAgatcagagacacagagatgcTCCGCAGAGAGtgtcagaaacagacagagaag ttgGGCATTAATGTGGAGACGATAACCATGATCTATGACTGTGAGGGACTGGGCCTGAAGCATCTGTGGAAGCCTGCTTTAGAGGCCTATGGAGAG ATTCTTACCATGTTTGAGGAGAACTATCCTGAAGGACTCAAGAGGGTGTTTCTCATCAAGA ctcCTAAGCTATTCCCGATGGCCTACAACCTGGTCAAACACTTCCTGAGTGAAGAGACACGTCACAAGATCATCATTCTGGGAT cTAACTGGCAGGAGGTGTTACTTAAGCACATTGACCCGGAGCAACTCCCGGTGGCGTACGGAGGAACCCTTACTGACCCTGATGGTGACCCTCGCTGTCGAACCAtg ATAAACTATGGTGGTACGGTGCCCAGGTCGTACTATGTTCAGGACAATATGGTCAAGGTCCAGTACGACAACAGTGTGACCATCAGCCGAGGCTCCGCCTTCACACTGGAGTATGACATCACCACCCCCAGCAGCATCCTCAG gtgGCAGTTTGCCAGTGATGGGGCAGACATAGGCTTTGGGGTGTTCATGCGGACCCAGGAGGGGGGTGGGGCTCAGAAGGTGGGGGACATGCTGCAGGTGGTGCCTAGTGAACGCTACAACTCACACATGGTCCCAGAGGACCGCTCACTCACCTGCCCCGAGCCTGGAACTT ACGTGCTGCGTTTTGACAACACCTACAGCGTGCTGCAGTCGAAGAAGATCAGCTACACTGTCAATGTTCTACTgccagacggacagacacagagcCCTAGGAGTATCAGAGGGGGTGGACGGctggagtaa